One Trichoderma asperellum chromosome 5, complete sequence genomic region harbors:
- a CDS encoding uncharacterized protein (EggNog:ENOG41~TransMembrane:10 (i55-77o121-139i151-172o184-203i215-233o284-308i320-341o347-367i379-399o446-466i)), with protein MDPKQPEDVQHSEHLEPPNSSRHGADRALAIIGDQKIEVSEEDNRRILRKTDRTILVILVWVYFLQILDKSVLGYGATYGLKADTNLSPGQYSLISSIAPIAQLIWQPFSSVLIVKVPHRILMPALCLGWGIAQTSMAACHNFSSLMATRFFLGLFEAGCLPLFSVITSQWYRRAEQPMRVAAWYGTNGLATIFAAAVSYGLGQIQSPLLREWQIIFLFVGLLTIVSVPFAYWKLDNDILSARFLTDEEKPKALERLRANQTGTGNRDFKWEHVIEAALEPKTYLWFGMTLLLNVGAIVTVTFGPLIINGLGFDKYKSSLLNMPFGALQVIVILISSLLAQRAKLKGAILAVFVLPVVAGLIMLYCIPRDKSHQGALLAGYYLLAFIFSGNPLIVSWIVGNTAGTTKKSIIMSVYNAASSVGNIIGPILFNDRDAPAYKPGLRSCLGVFSALVGVILLQWANLVVLNKIQAKTRVRNGKEAKVIDRSMQNHYRTARHREDGVLEDTEGANEGEDALGRNAFLDLTDRENDEFVYIY; from the exons ATGGATCCCAAACAACCAGAGGACGTGCAGCACTCCGAACATCTTGAACCCCCAAATTCTTCTCGCCACGGCGCAGATCGTGCGCTGGCCATTATTGGCGACCAGAAAATCGAAGTTAGCGAAGAAGACAATCGCCGCATCCTTCGAAAGACCGACAGAACCATCTTGGTGATCCTTGTATGGGTCTACTTCCTCCAAATCCTTGACAAGTCAGTCCTGGGATATGGCGCGACATATGGCCTTAAAGCGGACACGAATCTCAGCCCCGGCCAATATTCTCTCATCAGCTCCATCGCCCCCATTGCCCAGCTGATATGGCAGCCATTCTCGTCTGTGCTCATCGTCAAGGTGCCTCATCGCATCTTGATGCCTGCTCTCTGCCTCGGATGGGGCATTGCACAAACCTCCATGGCGGCATGTCATAACTTTTCTAGTCTTATGGCCACACGATTCTTCCTTGGCTTGTTCGAAGCCGGCTGCTTGCCCTTGTTCAGCGTCATCACCAGCCAGTGGTACCGACGAGCCGAGCAACCCATGCGCGTCGCGGCGTGGTACGGGACCAATGGACTGGCAACCATCTTCGCTGCCGCTGTTTCGTATGGGCTGGGGCAGATTCAGTCACCACTACTGAGAGAATGGCAGAT catctttctcttcgtcGGACTGCTAACCATCGTCTCTGTTCCATTTGCTTATTGGAAATTGGACAATGACATCCTCTCCGCGCGATTCCTTACCGACGAGGAGAAGCCAAAGGCACTCGAACGGCTTCGCGCCAACCAAACGGGCACTGGTAACCGAGATTTCAAATGGGAGCACGTTATTGAGGCTGCCCTGGAGCCCAAAACCTATCTCTGGTTCGgaatgacgctgctgctcaaCGTGGGAGCAATTGTCACCGTCACATTTGGCCCCCTTATCATTAATGGTCTGGGCTTTGACAAGTACAAAAGTAGCTTACTGAATATGCCATTTGGCGCCCTTCAAGTAATTGTCATCCTTATCTCCAGTCTCTTGGCCCAGAGGGCAAAGTTAAAGGGGGCTATACTGGCTGTCTTTGTGTTGCCGGTCGTCGCTGGGTTAATCATGCTATACTGCATCCCTCGGGACAAATCACATCAAGGAGCTCTACTTGCTGGATACTATCTCCTAGCTTTCATTTTCTCCGGCAATCCTCTCATTGTCTCCTGGATCGTCGGCAATACTGCTGGAACAACTAAAAAGTCAATCATCATGAGCGTATACAACGCTGCTAGCTCTGTGGGCAATATCATCGGTCCCATCTTGTTTAACGATAGAGATGCACCTGCCTACAAACCTGGCTTACGATCATGCCTTGGCGTTTTCTCGGCATTGGTTGGGGTGATTTTACTGCAGTGGGCCAATCTAGTTGTTCTCAATAAGATACAAGCCAAGACTCGAGTACGCAACGGAAAGGAGGCAAAAGTTATTGACCGCTCTATGCAAAACCATTATCGCACAGCCAGGCACCGTGAAGATGGAGTACTTGAGGATACTGAGGGGGCCAATGAAGGGGAGGATGCTCTTGGACGAAATGCTTTCTTAGATCTCACAGACCGTGAGAATGACGAGTTTGTATATATCTACTGA